In Acidobacteriota bacterium, the following proteins share a genomic window:
- a CDS encoding nitric-oxide reductase large subunit, giving the protein MDAKTKRGLIVSSRWGQAIVIIFIFGFFVMGLLAYRTYTSGPPIPAQVTDPSGHLLFTGADITHGQEAFLRNGLMEYGSIFGHGAYLGPDFTADYLHRAALIVRQEYGGEASDVAMAETVQDFKTNRYNPATRTLEYTAAQAAAFQALKAYYQDFFSQPTTKFGLRPKAITDPQQIHDLTSFFSWSAWASAAERPGLDYSYTNNWPPEMLVNNHLTADAIVWSVLSLITLLGGIGLLLAAFGRWNFLGWHGRERTVVSFRPPDSVNLTPAQRSTAYFFLVMAALFLLQTLLGGASQHYRAELSNFFGIDLAQLLPFNVARTWHVQLAIFWVATSYLAAGIFLVPMITRREPKGQQWLSYALLGALAIVVFGSLIGEYAGIEGWIQHLWSWFGDQGFEYLDLGRFWQILLIIGLFFWVVILLRGLRGSLSTEHIGNLPWLFFFSALSIPAFYAVGLLARPSEAFTTTDFWRFWVVHLWVEDFLELFTTIIVAYIFVLLGVVHERIALTMVYLDILLYSAGGVIGTMHHLYFSGEPAVHMALGAFFSAAEVIPLTFLTLEAWSFLQLGAEQSARSKSPFPHFWAVMFLAAVGFWNFLGAGIFGFLINLPVVSYYEIGTALTANHAHAAMMGVYGMLAVGLALFCLRYIVPQDLWSDRAAKVSFWSLNLGLAWMVFASLFPLGIIQLYHSVRFGYYDARTLQYLTGHVNTLIQWLRLPGDVLFIVGGALPVLYLAWLGVRHVGPRTTADHQVEGLFTEITETAGAK; this is encoded by the coding sequence ATGGATGCCAAGACCAAGCGCGGCCTGATCGTATCAAGCCGGTGGGGCCAGGCCATCGTGATTATCTTCATATTCGGATTTTTTGTGATGGGGCTTCTAGCCTACCGCACGTATACCAGCGGACCTCCAATCCCCGCGCAGGTAACGGACCCTTCCGGCCATCTCCTTTTTACAGGAGCAGACATCACCCACGGCCAGGAGGCCTTTCTTCGCAACGGCCTCATGGAGTACGGGTCGATTTTCGGCCACGGGGCTTACCTCGGCCCTGACTTTACAGCAGATTATCTGCATCGCGCTGCGTTGATTGTCCGCCAGGAGTATGGGGGCGAGGCATCCGATGTTGCGATGGCTGAAACCGTTCAGGATTTCAAAACCAACCGCTACAACCCCGCGACCCGCACGCTGGAATATACCGCCGCGCAAGCCGCCGCCTTCCAGGCGCTCAAGGCCTACTACCAGGATTTTTTCTCCCAGCCAACCACCAAATTCGGACTTCGGCCCAAGGCGATAACGGACCCGCAGCAGATCCATGACTTGACCTCGTTCTTCAGTTGGTCGGCGTGGGCGTCGGCGGCTGAGAGGCCGGGGCTCGATTACTCCTACACGAATAACTGGCCCCCCGAGATGCTGGTGAACAACCACCTGACGGCCGACGCGATTGTGTGGAGCGTGCTTTCCTTGATTACGCTGCTGGGAGGCATCGGGCTGCTGCTGGCGGCCTTTGGCCGCTGGAACTTCCTGGGGTGGCATGGTCGCGAGCGGACGGTGGTTTCCTTTCGTCCGCCGGATTCCGTCAACCTGACGCCCGCGCAACGTTCCACGGCTTACTTTTTCCTGGTGATGGCAGCGCTTTTTCTCCTCCAGACGCTGCTGGGCGGCGCCTCGCAGCATTACCGCGCTGAGCTTTCGAACTTCTTTGGCATCGACCTTGCCCAGTTGCTGCCTTTTAACGTGGCTCGAACATGGCACGTCCAGCTTGCCATTTTCTGGGTAGCCACCTCCTATCTGGCGGCGGGCATATTCCTTGTTCCCATGATTACGCGGCGCGAACCCAAAGGCCAGCAGTGGTTGTCCTACGCTCTGCTGGGTGCGCTGGCCATCGTCGTCTTCGGCAGTCTGATTGGCGAATATGCCGGGATCGAGGGATGGATCCAGCACCTCTGGAGCTGGTTTGGCGACCAGGGTTTCGAATACCTCGACCTTGGGCGATTCTGGCAGATCCTGCTGATTATCGGCCTGTTCTTCTGGGTGGTCATTCTCCTCCGGGGGCTGCGCGGAAGCCTGAGCACGGAACACATTGGCAACCTGCCCTGGCTGTTTTTCTTTTCGGCGCTCTCAATTCCCGCCTTTTACGCGGTTGGGCTGTTGGCCCGGCCCAGTGAGGCTTTTACCACAACCGACTTCTGGCGCTTTTGGGTGGTGCATCTTTGGGTGGAGGACTTTCTGGAACTTTTCACCACCATCATAGTGGCGTATATCTTCGTGCTGCTGGGAGTGGTCCATGAACGCATCGCGCTCACCATGGTTTATCTTGACATCCTGCTCTATTCCGCAGGCGGCGTAATTGGGACCATGCACCATCTCTACTTCTCCGGCGAGCCGGCCGTCCACATGGCGCTGGGAGCTTTCTTCTCTGCTGCTGAAGTTATTCCGCTGACCTTTCTGACCCTTGAGGCGTGGAGCTTTCTGCAACTGGGTGCTGAGCAGAGCGCGAGGTCAAAATCGCCCTTTCCGCACTTCTGGGCGGTGATGTTTCTGGCTGCGGTCGGTTTCTGGAATTTTCTGGGAGCGGGAATCTTTGGCTTTCTCATCAACCTTCCCGTTGTTTCCTACTATGAAATCGGCACGGCGCTCACAGCCAACCACGCCCATGCCGCGATGATGGGCGTTTACGGGATGCTGGCCGTGGGTCTGGCGCTGTTCTGTCTGCGCTATATCGTTCCACAGGACCTCTGGTCCGACCGCGCGGCGAAAGTGAGCTTCTGGTCGCTCAATCTTGGTCTGGCCTGGATGGTGTTCGCTTCGTTGTTTCCGCTGGGCATCATCCAGTTGTACCACTCCGTCCGTTTCGGGTATTACGACGCCCGAACGCTGCAGTACCTCACCGGACACGTCAACACGCTGATCCAATGGCTGCGGCTCCCGGGCGACGTTCTGTTCATTGTGGGCGGCGCGTTGCCTGTGCTCTATCTCGCCTGGCTGGGGGTTCGCCACGTGGGGCCGAGGACCACCGCGGATCACCAGGTAGAAGGTCTTTTCACTGAGATTACGGAGACTGCCGGGGCGAAGTGA
- a CDS encoding TIGR04053 family radical SAM/SPASM domain-containing protein, protein MKTSFDFAYAPFLVIWETTQACDLACMHCRASAQPMRHPEELTTEEGSKLLADVAGMGTPVFILSGGDPAKRPDLLDLIREGKRLGLRMGTVPAATPMLTQDLVRDLKQAGLNQLALSLDYPHADLHDGFRCVKGAFDKTLQAAEWAHQNNLPLQINTTLWAGSAPYLSEMADLVERLQAVFWEVFFLVPVGRGEALDGIEARRCEELFAILYEVQKRSKFILKVTEAPHYRRYVAQREAKVEAAQPSQGHTGPRGMVPMPEMLRRSEGPGHTIGFAPHGVNSGKGFVFVSHLGEVYPSGFLPKSAGNVRVQSIVEIYRNSPLMRELRDPEALHGRCRQCEYRSICGGSRSRAYALTGDYLATDPWCAYQPRR, encoded by the coding sequence ATGAAGACCTCCTTCGATTTTGCTTACGCGCCCTTCCTGGTGATATGGGAGACAACACAGGCCTGCGACCTTGCCTGCATGCACTGCCGCGCGTCGGCGCAGCCCATGCGCCATCCCGAGGAACTGACCACTGAGGAGGGCTCCAAGCTTCTGGCTGACGTCGCGGGAATGGGCACGCCGGTTTTTATCCTGAGTGGCGGCGATCCTGCCAAACGCCCCGACTTGCTGGACCTGATACGTGAAGGCAAGCGGCTGGGCTTGCGCATGGGCACGGTGCCGGCCGCAACTCCCATGCTGACGCAGGACCTGGTACGAGACCTGAAACAGGCAGGGCTGAACCAGTTGGCGCTCAGCCTGGATTATCCGCACGCCGATCTCCACGACGGTTTCCGCTGTGTAAAAGGGGCCTTTGACAAAACGCTGCAAGCGGCGGAATGGGCACACCAGAACAACCTCCCGCTGCAGATCAATACCACGCTCTGGGCAGGCTCGGCCCCATATCTCTCCGAGATGGCCGACCTGGTTGAGCGCCTTCAAGCGGTTTTTTGGGAGGTGTTCTTCCTGGTTCCAGTTGGGCGCGGGGAAGCGCTGGACGGGATCGAGGCCAGACGCTGTGAGGAACTTTTCGCCATCCTGTACGAGGTGCAGAAGAGGTCTAAATTCATTCTGAAAGTGACCGAAGCACCGCACTACCGCCGCTATGTGGCGCAGCGTGAAGCCAAAGTCGAGGCGGCGCAGCCCTCGCAGGGACACACGGGCCCCCGCGGCATGGTGCCCATGCCGGAAATGCTGCGGCGGTCCGAAGGTCCCGGCCACACAATCGGCTTCGCACCTCATGGAGTGAATTCCGGCAAGGGATTTGTCTTTGTCTCGCACCTGGGGGAAGTTTATCCCAGCGGCTTCCTGCCGAAGTCAGCCGGCAACGTGCGGGTGCAAAGTATCGTTGAGATCTACCGGAACTCCCCGCTGATGCGCGAATTGCGCGACCCTGAGGCGCTGCACGGCCGATGCCGCCAGTGCGAATACCGCTCCATCTGTGGAGGCTCGCGGTCGCGGGCTTACGCGTTGACCGGCGACTACCTCGCCACCGACCCGTGGTGTGCTTACCAACCTCGCCGTTGA
- a CDS encoding DUF2914 domain-containing protein — MSTVKRSMLVFMRRGFARLERPISSLSLIGGFVFDAVTLRRVDVLWDNFWVAGHLAAVVLCAIWINLLDGAADETGMRPESNPHKLQFWLVNAMQFFFGGLLSVYLVFYFRSGTIATSWPFLLILALAFIANESLKRRFARLSFQIALLFFAIYSFAIYLMPMLMHRISSTIFLISGAVSVAAIAFVLFILAVFSRHRFTGRSRRATLASIAGILIIVNGLYFLNLIPPLPLSLKEAGVYHSLVANGPGNYKVTDEIPAKTRIAPADFLARFFSLGQTVHIRRGDSLTFYTAVFSPTALATRIVHEWQFYDRARGEWITRAHIPLSVMGGSDTGYRTFSQVSIISAGLWRVDVETPGGQAIGRSKFRVIVQSNEPPLRTQSIH, encoded by the coding sequence ATGTCCACAGTGAAGAGATCGATGCTGGTGTTTATGCGACGCGGGTTCGCGCGTCTCGAGCGCCCGATTTCCTCCCTCTCGCTGATCGGTGGGTTTGTGTTCGACGCCGTCACTCTTCGTCGCGTGGACGTCTTGTGGGACAATTTCTGGGTCGCCGGCCACCTTGCTGCCGTGGTCCTCTGCGCAATTTGGATCAATCTGCTGGACGGCGCGGCGGACGAAACTGGAATGCGGCCGGAATCGAATCCGCACAAACTTCAGTTCTGGCTTGTAAATGCCATGCAGTTCTTTTTTGGCGGCCTGCTTTCGGTGTATCTCGTCTTCTATTTCCGCAGCGGCACCATCGCGACAAGCTGGCCGTTTCTCTTAATTCTGGCTCTGGCGTTTATTGCGAACGAATCCCTCAAACGCCGCTTTGCGCGTCTCTCATTCCAGATCGCGCTCTTGTTTTTTGCCATCTACTCTTTTGCCATCTACCTGATGCCAATGCTAATGCACCGGATCAGCTCTACGATATTTCTGATCAGCGGCGCGGTCAGCGTGGCTGCAATCGCCTTCGTCCTTTTTATTCTCGCGGTTTTTTCCCGCCACAGGTTCACGGGGCGGAGTAGAAGAGCAACGCTGGCTTCCATTGCCGGTATTCTTATTATCGTGAACGGACTTTATTTCCTGAACCTCATCCCGCCGCTTCCTTTGTCGCTGAAGGAAGCCGGCGTCTATCACTCGCTTGTTGCGAATGGTCCTGGTAATTACAAAGTGACTGACGAAATCCCGGCGAAAACCAGGATTGCGCCCGCGGATTTCCTCGCACGGTTTTTCTCACTTGGCCAGACCGTGCACATCAGGCGCGGGGACTCGCTCACGTTCTACACTGCGGTCTTTTCTCCGACTGCTCTGGCAACCAGGATCGTTCACGAATGGCAGTTTTACGATCGGGCCAGAGGCGAGTGGATTACGCGGGCCCACATTCCTCTTTCTGTTATGGGCGGGAGTGACACCGGCTATCGAACCTTTTCCCAGGTATCCATCATCAGCGCAGGCTTATGGCGCGTGGACGTGGAAACCCCGGGCGGCCAGGCCATCGGACGGTCGAAATTTCGTGTTATTGTGCAGAGCAATGAGCCGCCGCTCCGGACTCAATCTATCCATTAA
- a CDS encoding tetratricopeptide repeat protein: MGEHSRRLTGWVGSRRKFLGYSAAFSLLPAPLRLQLPAGPAALPGIDAPGFSIPRLHPEYRAQGPLADILKKVDPENDDFPVEKFAARIQATLRGWAESLEQSIPAGLDVIGQSVAGTFAGSALRPQESRVLRSDKLLEIRSRRFQASRTLDRSAFLESLKGTLSAYSALLKIQFNVAEVQIAAHEPPALEATIRYEFLGKSAGCYREQRSGNWKISWDQTPQGTLSITGWSAETETQVRASAPVFQEITSEVLANNPSYAAQLLPGADYWRTVLDAACGIDVYGNNGITAGDMDNDGFDDLYICQPSGLPNRLYRNRGDGTFADITDAAGVGILDATPCALFADVLNRGRQDLLVVTVTEPLLFLNQGDGTFQLKSEAFRFRQPPKGTFTGASFGDYDRDGKLDLYLCLYSYYEGLGEYRYPAPYYDAQNGPGNFLFHNEGDGTFRDVTATTGVDQGNNHFSFDCQWCDYDGDGWQDLYVVNDFGRNNLYHNNGDGTFTDVATKAGVLDIGPGMSACWFDYDNDGRPDLYVSNMWEDAGRRISSQQDFMRSLPQETRALYQRFAAGNSLFHNSGNGSFEDRSKTAGVEISGWSWSCQDWDFDHDGYPDLYIANGFISGPNRQNLESFFWRQVIARSSPTGGRLSEYEQGWDAINELIRSDGTWAGYQRNTFYANNRDGTFAEAAGAVGLDFVDDSRAFALADFDHDGRLEVFLKNRTGPQLRILRNVAEGIGEAMSFRLRGTRSNRDAIGTCVIVEAGGVRQMKLLQAGSGFCSQHSKEIFVGLGHSSGPVRATIRWPSGLVSTFEDLPSNHRVEIVEGSASFHAEPFAKTAPHPSVGGVAPRRSVPLPTAVGTWLIAPLDAPDFSLPDLEGKAHVLSGLAATPVLLNFWATRADASVKFLSQLEKESSLARKAGLQILAIAVEPPGSQEKVQALTRRLRLSFPVLVGSDEVASVYNLLFRYLFDRHKDLPVPASFLVGRESSIAKVYQGPVEVARIVKDAARIPRNAKERQQRALPFTGQTHGAYLRNFFTYGLVFAQHGYIEAAVPAFKRAISQDPNAADAYYDLGTLYMEKKKWDLAEEVLEKAVQLKPDDPMGLNNLGIVAAQQGKLMIAEQYFKQVLKRDPSNDLALGNLADLFRSQQRFQDAQQLLDEALKRRPDDPQLNYKLGMVYAGQGLNSQAQTYLERAVRLQPDNAEALDNLGVVYALTGQLDRAAETFSLCIQKAPRFDQPYLNLARVDVKLGRREEAVQALNALLAQIPGHPLAQKYLQQLQQ, from the coding sequence TTGGGCGAGCATTCCAGACGATTGACCGGCTGGGTCGGGTCGCGGCGGAAGTTTCTGGGTTACAGCGCGGCGTTTTCGTTGCTCCCTGCGCCGTTGCGCCTGCAGTTGCCGGCAGGACCTGCAGCGCTTCCAGGCATCGATGCTCCCGGCTTCTCAATTCCTCGCCTGCATCCGGAGTACCGCGCGCAGGGTCCGCTTGCCGATATCCTCAAGAAGGTTGACCCCGAAAACGACGATTTTCCCGTCGAGAAATTTGCGGCCAGAATTCAAGCAACGCTCCGGGGGTGGGCTGAATCGCTCGAGCAATCGATTCCGGCTGGACTCGATGTGATTGGGCAATCTGTGGCCGGCACCTTTGCGGGTTCGGCCCTGCGCCCGCAGGAAAGTCGCGTTCTTCGCAGCGATAAATTGCTCGAGATCAGGAGCCGGCGATTTCAAGCTTCCCGGACGCTAGACCGCAGCGCCTTCCTGGAATCCCTGAAGGGGACGCTGTCGGCCTATTCGGCGTTGCTCAAAATCCAGTTTAACGTTGCCGAAGTCCAAATCGCCGCTCATGAACCTCCAGCGCTTGAGGCCACCATTCGATACGAGTTCCTGGGAAAGTCGGCGGGATGCTATCGAGAACAGCGCTCAGGCAATTGGAAGATTTCCTGGGACCAGACGCCGCAGGGAACTCTAAGCATCACGGGCTGGAGCGCAGAAACCGAAACTCAAGTGCGGGCCTCCGCTCCGGTGTTTCAGGAGATCACTTCGGAGGTGCTGGCGAACAATCCCTCCTATGCCGCGCAGTTGTTGCCGGGAGCTGATTATTGGAGGACTGTTCTTGACGCTGCGTGTGGAATCGATGTTTACGGCAACAACGGCATCACCGCTGGCGACATGGACAATGACGGTTTTGATGACCTCTACATCTGCCAGCCTTCCGGGCTGCCCAACCGGCTTTACCGCAACCGCGGTGACGGAACTTTCGCCGACATCACCGACGCGGCGGGAGTTGGAATTCTTGACGCCACTCCCTGCGCGCTATTTGCGGATGTCCTGAACCGGGGCCGCCAGGATTTACTGGTGGTCACTGTCACCGAACCTCTCCTTTTCCTCAATCAGGGCGACGGCACATTTCAGTTGAAATCCGAAGCTTTTCGGTTCCGACAGCCGCCGAAGGGAACGTTTACGGGGGCCTCGTTCGGCGACTATGATCGCGATGGAAAGCTGGACCTGTATTTGTGCCTCTACAGCTACTACGAAGGCCTCGGCGAGTATCGCTATCCCGCACCCTACTATGACGCGCAAAACGGTCCGGGCAATTTCCTGTTCCACAACGAAGGAGACGGAACGTTTCGCGACGTCACCGCGACGACGGGAGTGGACCAGGGCAACAACCACTTCAGTTTTGATTGCCAATGGTGCGACTATGACGGCGACGGATGGCAGGACCTCTACGTGGTCAACGATTTTGGCCGTAACAATCTTTACCACAACAACGGAGATGGGACCTTCACCGACGTGGCCACAAAAGCCGGCGTACTCGATATCGGCCCCGGCATGAGCGCCTGCTGGTTTGATTATGATAATGACGGCCGGCCGGACCTTTACGTCTCGAACATGTGGGAAGACGCCGGGCGCCGGATCAGCAGCCAGCAGGACTTTATGCGCTCCCTCCCACAGGAGACCCGCGCCCTCTATCAGCGCTTTGCCGCGGGCAACTCTCTTTTTCACAACAGCGGAAACGGCAGCTTCGAAGACCGCAGCAAGACGGCAGGAGTGGAAATCTCCGGGTGGTCGTGGTCCTGCCAGGATTGGGATTTTGACCACGATGGCTATCCCGATCTCTACATCGCCAACGGGTTCATTTCTGGACCCAACCGGCAGAATCTTGAGAGTTTTTTCTGGAGGCAGGTGATTGCCCGTTCCTCCCCAACAGGTGGCCGCCTGTCCGAATACGAACAGGGCTGGGACGCGATCAATGAATTGATCCGCTCCGATGGTACGTGGGCTGGCTACCAGAGAAACACTTTCTACGCCAACAACCGCGATGGCACATTCGCCGAAGCCGCTGGGGCCGTTGGACTCGATTTTGTTGACGATAGCCGCGCGTTTGCTCTGGCGGATTTTGACCACGATGGGCGGTTGGAAGTTTTCCTGAAAAACCGGACCGGGCCGCAGCTTCGAATTCTCCGCAATGTTGCGGAGGGAATCGGAGAGGCAATGTCATTCCGCCTGAGGGGAACGAGAAGCAACCGCGACGCAATAGGAACCTGCGTCATCGTGGAGGCTGGCGGTGTGCGGCAGATGAAACTTCTGCAGGCAGGGTCGGGCTTTTGTTCGCAGCACAGCAAAGAAATATTCGTTGGCCTCGGCCATTCCTCCGGTCCTGTGCGCGCCACGATTCGCTGGCCCAGCGGCCTGGTTTCCACATTCGAAGACCTGCCTTCCAACCACCGGGTGGAAATCGTGGAAGGCTCAGCGAGTTTTCATGCTGAGCCATTCGCGAAGACCGCTCCCCATCCTTCTGTTGGGGGTGTAGCGCCCCGGCGAAGTGTTCCGCTTCCCACGGCGGTCGGCACATGGTTGATTGCACCTCTTGACGCACCGGACTTTTCCCTGCCTGACTTGGAGGGCAAGGCGCACGTTCTCTCCGGCCTCGCGGCGACTCCCGTGCTGCTGAATTTCTGGGCGACCCGGGCGGATGCTTCCGTCAAGTTCCTCTCCCAACTCGAAAAGGAGTCGAGCCTTGCCCGGAAGGCTGGACTGCAAATCCTCGCGATCGCCGTCGAACCTCCGGGCAGCCAGGAAAAGGTTCAAGCGCTTACTCGCAGGCTTCGATTGTCATTTCCTGTCCTTGTAGGTTCGGATGAAGTGGCTTCTGTTTACAACCTGTTGTTCCGCTACTTGTTTGACCGTCACAAGGACCTTCCTGTTCCCGCGTCGTTTCTGGTGGGCAGAGAAAGCAGCATCGCCAAAGTGTACCAGGGGCCTGTGGAAGTTGCCCGGATCGTTAAGGACGCTGCACGAATCCCGCGCAACGCTAAAGAGCGCCAGCAGCGCGCCCTGCCGTTTACGGGCCAGACCCACGGCGCATATTTGCGCAACTTCTTCACCTATGGCCTGGTGTTCGCGCAGCATGGGTATATCGAGGCGGCTGTGCCAGCTTTCAAACGGGCCATCAGCCAGGACCCTAACGCCGCGGATGCGTATTACGATCTGGGCACGCTTTACATGGAAAAGAAAAAATGGGACCTCGCGGAAGAAGTGCTCGAAAAGGCGGTCCAACTGAAACCGGACGACCCGATGGGCCTGAACAACCTGGGCATTGTGGCTGCGCAGCAAGGGAAGCTGATGATTGCTGAACAGTATTTCAAGCAGGTCTTGAAGCGAGACCCGTCTAATGATCTGGCCCTCGGCAATCTTGCTGATCTTTTTCGAAGTCAGCAAAGGTTCCAGGATGCTCAGCAGTTGCTTGATGAAGCTTTGAAACGGCGCCCCGATGATCCCCAACTGAATTACAAGCTGGGAATGGTCTACGCGGGGCAGGGGCTCAACAGCCAGGCACAGACATACCTTGAGCGGGCAGTTCGTTTACAACCCGATAACGCGGAGGCGCTCGATAACCTGGGTGTTGTATATGCCCTGACCGGGCAGCTTGACCGCGCGGCTGAAACCTTTTCCCTGTGCATTCAGAAAGCGCCCCGGTTTGACCAACCTTATCTGAATCTCGCGCGAGTGGATGTCAAACTGGGCAGGCGCGAGGAAGCCGTTCAAGCGCTGAACGCATTGCTGGCGCAGATACCCGGCCATCCGTTGGCGCAAAAGTATTTGCAGCAACTCCAGCAGTAG
- a CDS encoding tetratricopeptide repeat protein → MKWGVPAMSALKCSWINELYCFWPARLRIWQGALVLWFALSIGLLAQTPGGFIAGTVRTIAGASIPHAEIIARSSGGQVVASVQTDDRGDFQFPPLQPGTYRLDVEFTGQWKASSRSVEIKDGEHGVVDFTGIPAHDSTQGQGDLLGPITLYNDSGFKQAQLTDPSGGGGYSNAASAQAVKILNLYLASPTPSAAAGGSHEAELERSGNAFLKAQKYAQAASVFEKGTVLYPLSERLQMGLGLALFGAGKYPAAAGALHEAARLAPNDSGPVVMLAETLQFADDPAAAGLLKRFSELRPENARGRYAYGLSFWKDFRMHHAPDSLASARAQFEKAVALDPNDADARVQLGMIYDEQKRLNRAVSEYQAAIQVNPKLTTAHYRLAQDFERLGEKEKATAEFEQYKHLRGHTSP, encoded by the coding sequence ATGAAGTGGGGTGTCCCTGCAATGTCTGCCTTAAAATGCTCCTGGATAAACGAACTGTACTGTTTCTGGCCCGCCCGGTTGAGGATCTGGCAAGGCGCCCTGGTATTGTGGTTTGCGCTTTCAATCGGACTTCTGGCCCAGACACCCGGCGGCTTCATTGCAGGTACTGTGAGGACTATAGCCGGGGCAAGCATTCCGCACGCAGAGATTATTGCGAGGTCGTCAGGGGGCCAAGTTGTCGCTTCCGTCCAGACCGATGATCGTGGGGATTTTCAGTTTCCACCGCTCCAGCCAGGTACTTACAGGCTGGATGTCGAGTTCACTGGGCAATGGAAGGCCTCATCCAGATCAGTGGAAATTAAGGATGGGGAACATGGCGTAGTGGATTTCACTGGTATTCCAGCGCATGACTCGACGCAGGGTCAGGGCGACTTGCTTGGCCCCATTACCCTCTACAATGACTCCGGCTTCAAGCAAGCGCAACTGACTGATCCCTCAGGCGGCGGCGGGTACAGCAATGCGGCTTCTGCTCAGGCCGTCAAAATCCTCAATCTGTATCTTGCGTCTCCGACCCCGTCAGCCGCTGCGGGCGGATCACATGAAGCGGAACTAGAGCGGTCGGGGAACGCATTCTTGAAAGCCCAAAAATATGCGCAGGCCGCAAGTGTATTCGAGAAGGGCACGGTGCTTTACCCGCTTTCGGAGCGCTTGCAGATGGGGCTTGGGCTCGCGCTATTCGGAGCTGGAAAATATCCGGCAGCCGCTGGCGCTTTGCATGAAGCCGCCCGCCTTGCGCCCAATGATTCCGGCCCGGTCGTGATGCTTGCTGAGACTTTGCAGTTTGCGGATGACCCGGCAGCCGCCGGCCTGCTGAAACGCTTTTCGGAGCTCCGTCCGGAGAACGCCAGAGGCCGCTATGCGTATGGCCTCTCCTTTTGGAAGGATTTCCGCATGCACCACGCTCCGGACTCGCTCGCTAGCGCCAGGGCGCAATTCGAGAAGGCTGTAGCGTTGGATCCTAATGATGCAGACGCCCGCGTGCAGCTGGGCATGATTTACGATGAGCAAAAACGCCTGAACCGTGCGGTCAGTGAATACCAGGCAGCCATCCAGGTTAACCCCAAGCTGACGACGGCCCATTACCGATTAGCGCAAGATTTTGAGCGCCTCGGAGAAAAAGAGAAAGCCACGGCGGAATTTGAGCAGTACAAACATCTACGTGGACACACGTCCCCTTGA